A region from the Lolium perenne isolate Kyuss_39 chromosome 4, Kyuss_2.0, whole genome shotgun sequence genome encodes:
- the LOC127294532 gene encoding uncharacterized protein — translation MRARKIVQKEHRLAAVLKLKQGPSELHKEDPGTPHVRQITPGSLSPPAALAKGSPETSGPDIEEQAGSLEPEPACLRHSFLYSDRLANRSTRVEEHVREVSSREFETLTLDQSPPPDSTHRVNKHDSEVSNRELEAWAIHQSPPKVDSTPSIEEYALEVRALKLSQSPPALDSTHGSEECAYDTTNSETGSEIVEEKPPKKSVPWVYRPVRFDILEALIGHSHGYNNPVQHKLDAQKIWESGKEFVAAEASDSVASPTESLAQGEASTKEIIENGKKWMGKEVMLAFEKYIEGKKQFKDVLYCFDEIKYQCFSVESYSHIFHHFNFTVKMKKISDDQWSLTPFFAEVKEVYGRKYSSCYKLHSYDDGHCYACKNQGMHALQHPILGIGYEGGHAAMGPPFVYFKDDDYFD, via the exons ATGCGAGCCAGGAAGATAGTTCAGAAGGAGCACCGTCTGGCGGCCGTTCTCAAGCTAAAGCAGGGACCCAGTGAGCTGCACAAGGAGGATCCCGGGACACCCCACGTTCGCCAAATCACACCAGGATCGCTCTCCCCTCCCGCTGCCCTCGCCAAGGGGAGCCCTGAAACTTCTGGTCCTGACATCGAGGAGCAAGCGGG GTCACTTGAACCCGAACCAGCTTGTCTTCGTCACAGTTTTCTCTACTCGGATCGCCTAGCCAACAGATCTACAAG GGTTGAGGAGCATGTCAGAGAGGTGAGCAGCAGGGAGTTTGAAACATTGACATTGGATCAATCACCTCCACCTGACTCAACTCACAG GGTTAATAAGCATGACAGCGAGGTGAGCAACAGGGAGTTGGAAGCATGGGCAATACATCAATCACCTCCGAAAGTTGACTCAACTCCTAG CATCGAGGAGTATGCCCTTGAGGTTAGAGCACTGAAACTTTCTCAGTCACCTCCTGCACTTGACTCAACTCACGG GTCCGAGGAATGTGCTTATGACACTACCAACAGTGAGACTGGCTCTGAAATTGTTGAGGAGAAGCCCCCCAAAAAATCAGTCCCTTG GGTATACAGACCGGTACGCTTTGACATCCTCGAGGCTTTGATTGGCCATTCACATGGCTACAACAACCCGGTCCAGCATAAACTGGATGCTCAGAAAATTTGGGAATCGGGAAAGGAATTTGTAGCTGCTGAAGCATCAGATTCTGTTGCCTCTCCGACAGAAAGTCTAGCACA GGGTGAAGCATCAACAAAGGAGATAATTGAGAATGGTAAGAAGTGGATGGGCAAGGAAGTTATGTTGGCTTTTGAGAAATACATTGAAGGAAAGAAGCAATTCAAA GACGTGTTGTATTGCTTCGATGAGATTAAATACCAGTGCTTCAGTGTGGAGAGCTACAGTCATATATTTCATCACTTCAACTTCACTGTGAAGATGAAAAAGATTTCAGATGACCAATGGTCATTGACACCTTTTTTCGCTGAAGTGAAGGAGGTCTATGGAAGAAAGTACAGTTCATGCTACAAACTACATTCATATGATGATG GTCACTGCTACGCGTGCAAGAATCAAGGGATGCATGCACTGCAGCACCCTATTTTGGGGATCGGGTATGAGGGTGGCCATGCTGCTATGGGGCCCCCCTTTGTTTATTTTAAAGATGATGATTACTTTGATTGA